A region of Sphingobium baderi DNA encodes the following proteins:
- a CDS encoding DNA-packaging protein produces the protein MRMSDMEWLAGQDDAVRERVLAHLDDAAAERLAAEWRWTARAGQVAPDGDWRVWLMMAGRGFGKTRAGAEWVREIAENDPGARIALVGATLGEARSVMVEGVSGLLSIAPWWCRPAYAPALRKLIWPNGAIATLFGAADPEALRGPQFSHGWADEIGKWPGGEAVWDNLMLGMRLGRRPQVLATTTPRPVPLVRRLAAREGGDTVVTRGRTADNAAHLAEGFLAAMEEGYGGTRLGRQELDGELIEEIEGALWTRDLLERCRVRHVPEKGLTRVVVAVDPPASAHGDACGIVVAGLGADGRAYVLADASVEKMRPEGWARAVAGAAAAYGADRVVAEANNGGAMVESVLRAAEAGLPVKLVHASRGKAARAEPVAALYEAGRVAHRGAFPDLEDEMCGLIAGGGYEGPGRSPDRADALVWALTELMLTRRGDARIRTLG, from the coding sequence ATGCGGATGTCGGACATGGAATGGCTCGCCGGGCAGGATGACGCCGTGCGGGAACGGGTGCTGGCGCATCTGGACGACGCGGCTGCGGAGCGGCTGGCCGCCGAATGGCGCTGGACGGCGCGGGCGGGGCAGGTCGCGCCGGACGGGGACTGGCGCGTCTGGCTGATGATGGCGGGGCGGGGCTTCGGCAAGACGCGGGCTGGCGCGGAATGGGTACGGGAGATTGCGGAAAATGATCCCGGCGCAAGGATCGCTTTGGTGGGGGCGACGCTGGGCGAGGCGCGCAGCGTGATGGTGGAGGGGGTTTCGGGGCTGCTTTCCATCGCGCCATGGTGGTGCCGGCCTGCTTATGCGCCTGCCTTGCGGAAGCTGATATGGCCCAATGGGGCGATTGCCACGCTGTTCGGCGCGGCCGACCCGGAGGCGCTGCGCGGGCCGCAATTCAGCCATGGCTGGGCGGACGAGATCGGCAAATGGCCGGGCGGGGAAGCGGTGTGGGACAACCTCATGCTGGGGATGCGGCTGGGGCGCAGGCCGCAGGTGCTGGCGACGACGACGCCAAGGCCGGTGCCGCTGGTGCGGCGGCTGGCGGCGCGGGAAGGGGGGGACACGGTGGTGACGCGGGGGCGGACGGCCGACAATGCGGCGCATCTGGCGGAGGGTTTCCTCGCCGCGATGGAAGAAGGCTATGGCGGCACGCGGCTGGGGCGGCAGGAACTGGACGGCGAGCTGATCGAGGAGATCGAGGGCGCGCTGTGGACCCGCGACCTGCTGGAGCGGTGCCGGGTGCGGCATGTGCCCGAAAAGGGGCTGACGCGCGTGGTGGTGGCGGTCGATCCGCCTGCTTCGGCGCATGGGGATGCGTGTGGGATCGTTGTGGCGGGGCTGGGCGCGGATGGGCGCGCTTATGTGCTGGCCGACGCGAGCGTGGAAAAGATGCGGCCCGAAGGCTGGGCGCGGGCGGTGGCCGGCGCGGCGGCGGCCTATGGCGCGGACCGCGTGGTGGCGGAGGCCAATAATGGCGGCGCGATGGTCGAAAGCGTGCTGCGCGCGGCGGAGGCCGGGCTGCCGGTCAAGCTGGTCCATGCCAGCCGGGGGAAGGCGGCGCGGGCGGAGCCTGTGGCGGCGCTCTATGAGGCAGGGCGGGTGGCGCATCGCGGGGCTTTTCCCGACCTGGAGGACGAGATGTGCGGGCTGATCGCCGGGGGCGGCTATGAAGGGCCGGGGCGCTCGCCCGACCGGGCCGACGCGCTGGTATGGGCGCTCACCGAATTGATGCTGACGCGGCGCGGCGATGCGCGGATCAGGACGCTGGGATGA